The stretch of DNA TACATTTGAATATCTTTCCCCTAAACCTCTTACATAAATATTTCTACCATCCACCAAGGTAACACCCGTGACCCTTTTCAGTGCTGCAGCCGCATCTGAGTCCCCTTTTTTCGATAACTCTTCCGAACCAAGTATGTTCGCAACTGCATTGATATTCTTCTCTTCAGCCATGATATCTTCGATACTACCTTCGATCTTCGGTGCAAGGACGACAAACTCTTCCAGCTCCATACTTGCCGGGGTTAACTTTACTGTTCTTGAAGTGGTACCATCTTTTTTAACCACTATTCCTCCGATCGTCTGTGCACTATATGCTGAATGTACGACAGAGATGCTTAACGTTTTTCCTGAAGGTACTTTGGCAGAAAAACGGCCATTCGCATCTGTTCTCACATCTACCGCCGTACCTCTGACAAAGACTCTAGCACCAGAGATCGGTGTATTGCCTTCTGAAGAGACCACCTGACCTCTAAGTGTTCCTTCTCCTGTGACTTTTTCTTCTTTTCTCTCGAGAGATTTTGCTACAGCAACAGGCATATCTATATCGATGCTGTCTGCCCCGCTTTTAGAGAGTGTAGCTATCATTTCGGTATCTCTTCCTTCTTTGATCGAAACAGGTTTTTTAAAATACCCCAGGTTTTCGCCTGCAGTATTTTTACCAAAAATTTCTATCTGGTGTCTGCCCGCGATAAGCGCTATCTTAACCACACCATCCTTATCTGTCTTGAAAACCTTTTTACCATCCACCTTTATTTCATTATTAGGCAGGGGTTTCCCCTCACTAAAAAGCAATACCGAAAGCGTACCCTCTTTTAATTCACTGGCCACTACTGCCAATGGTAGGATCATTAAAAGCAATAATTGCACTAATTTCTTCATCTATATACACTCCAGACTGTTACTTCTACATTTTTCGATATTTTTACGGATCACCGTTGATTTAGAGAAGAGTTCATCATCTTCAATCTTTTTAAGATGTGCTTCTGCACTATCATAATCTTTGACCATATAGTATGCATATGCTAATGCATAGCGCATGTTGTCATTTTGTAAAAGACCATATCTATCCAAAGCATCTTTGATTCCAATGATCTTCTCAAACTCACCTTTACCGATAAAGATCGCTACTTTCTGTTTGGTCTTTTCTTCTTTATCCGTCATCATTGAATTGAGATACAATGCATGTGCAAGCTCTCCATTTCTTCTGTACATCTCTGCGGCTTCTTTAAGATAATTCGGATTATACAAAGAACCCTTCTCAAATAGATCGGCAGTGACATGAGGCATATCTTTTTGGTTATAGTAGTGTCCAAGCAGTATGTATACTTTTGCTGAAGAAGGGAACTTTAGTTTTGCCTCTTCAAGCACTTTGATCGCCTCCTCTGATTCACCCCCACTTTGAAGCATCTGCGCTAGAGAGATATACTCCTGTGCATTTGCCGGTAGCTTCTTCATATAGGCTTTTGCTGCAGCAATCGAAGCTTGATAGAGCTTTAACTCCGCAAAATAGTAAAACTTCTGTTTCAACAACATTGCATCGTCAGGGAAAAGCTTTGCCCCTCTGCTCAGTGCATCGATCGCAGCACCTTTTTGATCAGCCTTCCAGTAACACTCTGCTCTAAGTGTAAACAGGGAGGCACGGGCACGTCCTTTTTCTCCTGCTGCATCGAGTGCATGTACCGCATTGATATACTGTTCCGCCTTATAATATGCCTGAGACAGATAGATATAGATCTCTTCTATCTGCTCTTTTCTTAATTTTTCCGGATCAAATGCAGGTTTTTTTACTACAGATGCTTCTTCTTTCTTCTTTGAAGAGAAAGCACTGAAGAGATACTCTCTTTTAGGCTTCTCTTCTACAGGTGGCGTATAAGACTTTTGTTGAGTTGCGATAATCGCTTTTTTAAATGCACTGATAGAGGAGTCGTAATTCTCATTTTTCAAAAAGATCAATCCTCTCATATTATGGTATTTATCCCACTCGATCTTTGTATGAGAATCTTTTGCCATCTGTAGCTCTTCAAGCGCCTTGTCGTACTTTCCATCATAATACATAATGGTCGCGATCTCCATATGATTGATCGTCTGCGCTTCAGGCTCTCGTGCCTGAAGTGTCACAACAGAGAAAAGAACACATGATAATGTAATAATTTTTTTCAACATCTTTTAACCTTAATTAAAATCAAAGCGGACTTTCTGTTTCGCCCACACTTTGACCGGATTGCCTTTATATTTTGCCGGAGCAAAACGCCAGCTTCTTACACCTCTCAGCGCTGCCTGGTCAAATACACCTGCAGGACTGGAAGCGATCACTTTTGCCAGTTCAACACTTCCGTCTTTACCGATAAGCAGGTTCACGATCACATACCCTTTGATATGTTTTTTCGCTGCTGCAGCCGGATACTCCAATGGAGCACGTGCAATCACTCTCGGCTTGCTGTCCACTGTACCTTCACTCATCGCTGCATCTGCTGCCATATCACCTAAAAGGCTACTACCGTCACCTA from Sulfurovum xiamenensis encodes:
- a CDS encoding tetratricopeptide repeat protein; this translates as MLKKIITLSCVLFSVVTLQAREPEAQTINHMEIATIMYYDGKYDKALEELQMAKDSHTKIEWDKYHNMRGLIFLKNENYDSSISAFKKAIIATQQKSYTPPVEEKPKREYLFSAFSSKKKEEASVVKKPAFDPEKLRKEQIEEIYIYLSQAYYKAEQYINAVHALDAAGEKGRARASLFTLRAECYWKADQKGAAIDALSRGAKLFPDDAMLLKQKFYYFAELKLYQASIAAAKAYMKKLPANAQEYISLAQMLQSGGESEEAIKVLEEAKLKFPSSAKVYILLGHYYNQKDMPHVTADLFEKGSLYNPNYLKEAAEMYRRNGELAHALYLNSMMTDKEEKTKQKVAIFIGKGEFEKIIGIKDALDRYGLLQNDNMRYALAYAYYMVKDYDSAEAHLKKIEDDELFSKSTVIRKNIEKCRSNSLECI
- a CDS encoding energy transducer TonB, with the protein product MANKQFNRDRAKSYALWSMGIGALLMMGLVVSFNAKVEKKEKKVKDPMRYMKMAKQPPKMEKPKPKPKPKPKAQPKAPLPDLGAMLGGIAMNIPEFATGDIIGDGSSLLGDMAADAAMSEGTVDSKPRVIARAPLEYPAAAAKKHIKGYVIVNLLIGKDGSVELAKVIASSPAGVFDQAALRGVRSWRFAPAKYKGNPVKVWAKQKVRFDFN